From Heteronotia binoei isolate CCM8104 ecotype False Entrance Well chromosome 12, APGP_CSIRO_Hbin_v1, whole genome shotgun sequence, the proteins below share one genomic window:
- the TMED4 gene encoding transmembrane emp24 domain-containing protein 4, whose translation MAGDGHSGLPAGTAVAVLCLVAQLVVRGAHALYFHIGETEKRCFIVEIPDETMVIGNYRTQLWDKQAEIFLPSTPGLGMFVEVKDPDKKVVLSRQYGAEGRFTFTSHTHGEHQICLHSNSTRMALFSGGKLRVHLDIQAGEHTNNYPEIAAKDKLTELQLRARQLLDQMEQIQKEQNYQRYREERFRMTSESTNQRVLWWSIAQTVILILTGVWQMRHLKSFFEAKKLV comes from the exons ATGGCGGGCGACGGGCACTCGGGGCTACCGGCAGGGACGGCTGTAGCGGTCCTGTGCTTGGTCGCGCAGTTGGTCGTCCGCGGGGCGCATGCGCTGTACTTCCACATAGGGGAGACCGAGAAGCGCTGTTTCATCGTGGAGATCCCAGATGAGACCATGGTCATCG GTAACTACCGGACGCAGCTGTGGGACAAGCAGGCAGAGATTTTCCTACCGTCCACGCCGGGGCTGGGCATGTTCGTAGAGGTCAAGGACCCCGATAAGAAG GTGGTTCTCTCCAGGCAGTATGGTGCTGAGGGCCGCTTCACTTTCACATCACACACCCATGGAGAGCATCAGATCTGCCTCCACTCCAACTCCACTCGCATGGCACTTTTTTCAGGAGGCAAATTG CGAGTGCACTTGGATATCCAAGCTGGTGAACACACCAATAACTATCCTGAGATTGCAGCAAAGGACAAGCTGACAGAGCTGCAGTTAAGAGCGAGACAGCTTCTGGACCAGATGGAACAGATCCAGAAAGAGCAGAACTACCAAAGG TATCGAGAAGAGAGATTCCGCATGACCAGCGAAAGTACCAACCAGCGAGTTTTGTGGTGGTCCATTGCCCAAACTGTCATCCTCATCCTCACTGGTGTTTGGCAGATGAGACACCTCAAAAGCTTCTTTGAGGCCAAAAAACTAGTATAA
- the DDX56 gene encoding probable ATP-dependent RNA helicase DDX56, with protein MEEGELSFAHMGLDARLLQAVAELGWAKPTVVQEAAIPLALEGKDLLCRAKTGSGKTGAYALPLLQRLLNAKMGPSVSAQVVRVLVLVPTRELGRQVVRMLRELAAHCSRHVRFADVSGSDDMSAQRPILMEKPDVVVGTPSRVLSHLQAHNLSLQDSLELLVLDEADLLFSFGFEDDLKRLLCHLPKIYQTFLMSATFNEDVQALKELVLHNPVTLKLQESQLPDSSQLSQYQIRCETEEDKFLLLYALLKLSLVRGKVILFVSAIDRCYRLKLFLEQFSIPACVLNSELPVQSRCHIITQFNKGFYDYIVATDEHQLAEPEVMKKGKKKKGTRGQKGKESGVARGIDFENVSVVINFDFPPSVESYIHRAGRTARASNPGTVLTFVSCSESAQLAKIEAALVGDSNAVTLQPYRFQMEEIEGLRYRCRDAMRSVTKQAIKEARLREIKEELLNSEKLKTYFEDNPRDLNLLRHDQPLHPAIVQPHMRNVPDYLVPSSLRAVVRPLIRKRKRRKPLPSRSKGQQNPLRSFKYRKQKSRTPAKRKKTS; from the exons ATGGAGGAAGGCGAGCTGAGCTTCGCCCACATGGGGCTGGACGCGCGACTCTTACAG GCTGTTGCAGAGCTGGGGTGGGCCAAACCCACGGTCGTGCAGGAAGCTGCCATCCCGTTGGCCCTGGAAGGCAAAGACTTGTTGTGCCGCGCCAAGACCGGCTCTGGGAAGACGGGGGCCTACGCCCTGCCACTTCTCCAGCGCTTGTTGAACGCCAAAATG GGGCCCTCGGTGTCCGCACAGGTGGTGCGCGTGTTGGTACTGGTACCCACCCGCGAGCTGGGCCGGCAAGTAGTGCGCATGCTGCGTGAGTTGGCTGCACACTGTAGCCGTCATGTGCGCTTCGCTGATGTCTCTGGCTCGGATGACATGTCTGCGCAGAG GCCCATCTTAATGGAGAAGCCAGATGTGGTAGTGGGCACACCATCCCGGGTCCTGTCCCACTTGCAAGCGCACAACTTGAGCCTGCAGGACTCCCTGGAGTTGCTGGTGCTGGATGAGGCAGATCTTCTGTTTTCCTTTGGCTTTGAGGATGACCTGAAGAGGCTGCTCTG TCATTTGCCCAAGATCTACCAGACATTCCTCATGTCAGCCACATTTAATGAGGACGTGCAAGCACTGAAGGAGCTGGTGTTGCATAATCCT GTGACACTCAAGCTGCAGGAGTCGCAACTGCCAGATAGCTCCCAGCTCAGCCAGTACCAGATTCGGTGTGAGACAGAAGAGGACAAGTTCCTGCTGCTCTATGCGCTGCTGAAGCTTTCACTGGTGCGGGGAAAAGTCATTCTCTTTGTAAGCGCCATTGACCGCTGCTACCGCCTCAAGCTGTTCCTGGAACAGTTCAGCATCCCTGCCTGTGTGCTCAACTCAGAGCTGCCAGTTCAGTCTAG ATGCCATATCATCACTCAGTTCAACAAAGGCTTCTATGATTACATTGTCGCCACGGATGAGCATCAGCTAGCAGAGCCAGAGGTaatgaagaaaggaaagaagaaaaagggcaCCAGAGGACAGAA AGGCAAAGAGTCTGGTGTTGCACGTGGCATTGATTTTGAGAATGTGTCTGTTGTCATCAACTTCGACTTTCCTCCTTCAGTTGAGTCCTACATACACCGAGCAGGCCG AACAGCCCGTGCCAGCAACCCCGGAACAGTGCTGACTTTTGTGTCATGCTCAGAGAGTGCTCAGCTGGCCAAGATTGAGGCAGCACTTGTGGGTG ACTCCAACGCAGTTACCTTACAACCATATCGGTTCCAAATGGAAGAAATTGAAGGTCTCCGATATCGCTGTCGG GATGCCATGCGTTCAGTCACCAAGCAAGCAATCAAGGAGGCTCGGCTCCGTGAGATCAAGGAGGAGCTGCTCAACTCTGAGAAACTGAAG ACATACTTTGAAGACAACCCTCGGGATCTGAACCTACTGCGCCATGACCAGCCCCTTCATCCAGCCATTGTCCAGCCACATATGCGCAATGTGCCGGACTACTTGG TCCCCTCTAGCCTACGAGCTGTTGTACGGCCCCTCATCAGGAAACGCAAGCGGCGGAAGCCACTGCCTTCTCGTAGTAAG